Proteins encoded together in one Streptomyces sp. TLI_171 window:
- a CDS encoding SsgA family sporulation/cell division regulator gives MNGDRARRPVPDDVPVLRLVLKRVLEGCLRRPVRAEFRFDRDSPMVVSVALAPTRGPSVTWRIGRGLLYQGLFEESGEGRVQVWPALGREGGTAMLRLESRESSALLEVPVPPLAGWLEDTYAALPAEAELDALDWDGFVAGVLGGRRPTGEC, from the coding sequence ATGAACGGCGACCGGGCCCGCCGGCCGGTGCCCGACGACGTGCCCGTGCTGAGGCTGGTGCTGAAACGGGTGCTGGAGGGCTGTCTGCGCCGGCCCGTCCGGGCGGAGTTCCGCTTCGACCGGGACAGCCCCATGGTGGTGTCCGTCGCCCTGGCGCCGACCCGCGGGCCGAGCGTCACCTGGCGGATCGGCCGGGGACTGCTGTACCAGGGGCTCTTCGAGGAGAGCGGCGAGGGACGCGTGCAGGTGTGGCCCGCCCTCGGCCGGGAGGGCGGGACGGCGATGCTGAGGCTGGAGTCACGGGAGTCCAGCGCCCTGCTGGAGGTGCCCGTGCCGCCGCTGGCGGGCTGGCTGGAGGACACCTACGCGGCGCTGCCCGCGGAGGCGGAGCTGGACGCCCTCGACTGGGACGGCTTCGTCGCCGGAGTGCTCGGCGGCCGCAGGCCGACCGGGGAGTGCTGA
- a CDS encoding alpha/beta fold hydrolase codes for MIDRRSFSKAFGLGVGAAAVSLTGLQGAATAAPAVGRSGPAPVVPPLVPGTHTSFPALKQVEAGLLDVGYAELGPADAPVVLCLHGWPYDIHSYVDVAPLLADLGYRVIVPYLRGHGTTRFRSPRTFRNAQQSAVALDVIALLDALRIDRAVLAGFDWGSRTADIVAALWPERVKALVSVGGYLITNRAQQLEPIAPAGEHTWWYQYYFATERGRKAMERPALRHDLTRLVWQLVSPTWKFDDATFERTEAAFDNPDYAAIVIHNYRWRLGIADGEHRYDRYEDRLADKPAIGVPTITLDPALDPFTAPGDGSGYRSMFTGRYEHRTLADIGHNLPQEAPTAFAQAVVDADRL; via the coding sequence ATGATCGACAGGCGCAGCTTCAGCAAGGCGTTCGGTCTGGGTGTCGGGGCGGCCGCCGTCTCGCTGACCGGCCTGCAGGGCGCGGCGACCGCCGCGCCGGCCGTCGGCCGTTCCGGCCCGGCACCGGTCGTTCCGCCCCTCGTGCCGGGCACCCACACGTCCTTCCCGGCGCTGAAGCAGGTCGAGGCGGGGCTGCTCGACGTCGGCTACGCCGAACTCGGCCCGGCCGACGCGCCGGTGGTGCTGTGCCTGCACGGCTGGCCGTACGACATCCACAGCTACGTGGACGTGGCCCCGCTCCTCGCCGACCTCGGCTACCGGGTGATCGTCCCGTACCTGCGCGGCCACGGCACCACGCGCTTCCGATCGCCCCGGACCTTCCGCAACGCCCAGCAGTCGGCCGTCGCGCTGGACGTCATCGCCCTGCTGGACGCGCTGCGGATCGACCGCGCGGTGCTGGCGGGCTTCGACTGGGGCTCCCGGACCGCGGACATCGTGGCCGCGCTCTGGCCCGAGCGGGTCAAGGCCCTGGTGTCGGTCGGCGGTTACCTCATCACCAACCGCGCGCAGCAGCTGGAGCCGATCGCGCCGGCCGGCGAGCACACCTGGTGGTACCAGTACTACTTCGCCACCGAGCGCGGCCGCAAGGCCATGGAGCGGCCGGCCCTCCGGCACGACCTGACCCGCCTGGTCTGGCAACTGGTCTCCCCCACCTGGAAGTTCGACGACGCCACCTTCGAGCGCACCGAGGCCGCCTTCGACAACCCCGACTACGCCGCGATCGTGATCCACAACTACCGCTGGCGCCTCGGCATCGCCGACGGCGAGCACCGTTACGACCGGTACGAGGACCGGCTGGCCGACAAGCCCGCCATCGGCGTGCCGACCATCACCCTCGACCCGGCACTGGACCCGTTCACCGCTCCCGGCGACGGTTCCGGCTACCGCTCGATGTTCACCGGCAGGTACGAGCACCGGACGCTCGCCGACATCGGCCACAACCTGCCCCAGGAGGCGCCGACAGCGTTCGCCCAGGCCGTCGTGGACGCGGACCGGCTCTGA